The Achromobacter deleyi region CGCCGCGAGGCGGACCTGGCGATCCGGAACATCAAGCCCGACAATCCCGACCTGATCCAGCGTCATCTGGCGCGCAAGGAAGTGGGGCTGTACGCGTCGCGCGCGTATCTGGCCGCACACGGCGAACCTCGGCCGGGCACGGCGTTCGCGGGGCACACGCTGGTGACGTATCAGCAATCCGTGCTGCCCGGCTGGTCCGACACCTTTTGCGGCGAACCCACCGGCAATGGCCGCATCGGGGTGGAACTGAATTCCGGCCTGATGATCATCGAGGCGGTGGCGGCCGGACTGGGCATAGGCGAACTGCCCACGCACATGGCGCCGGACTATCCCGACCTGGTGCGCATCTGGCCCGGCCGCAGCGAAGCCTACGACCTGTGGCTGGTGATGCATGGCGATCTGAACCGCACCGCGCGGGTGCGGGCGGTGGCCGACGCGATCGTAGAGGTCTTCGAAGAGGACAAGTAACGGCACAACTGAGGTGATCGGCGGCTTGTGGGCCGGGGCGACAGGCGCTAAGGTTTGCGTGCCCGCAGGAAAACCACGACCTCAGGAGTTGCGCGTGTCCGATCTTTGGCGTTTGTCCGCAGTTGAGCTTGCCGCACTGGTCCGCAAGCGTGAAGTATCCGCAGTCGAGGCCGCGCAAAGCGCGCTGGACCGGCTCGACGCCGTCAATCCCGCCATCAACGCGGTGGTGGACCACCGCCCCGAGGCGGTGCTGGAGCAGGCCGCAGAGGTGGATGCCGCGCTGGCGCGCGGCGAAGCCCCGGGCCTGCTGGCGGGCGTGCCCGTCACCGTCAAGGTCAACGTGGACCAGGCGGGTTTCGCCACCACCAACGGCGTGAGCCTGCAGAAAGACCTGATCGCCGCGGTGAACAGCCCCGTGGTGGACAATCTGCGGCGGGCGGGGGCGGTCATCCTCGGCCGGACCAACACCCCGGCGTTTTCGCTGCGCTGGTTCACCGGCAACGCATTGCACGGCGACACCCTCAATCCGCGCAATCCGGCGCTGACGCCGGGCGGCTCGTCGGGCGGCGCGGCATCCGCGGTGGCCGCGGGCATCGGGCATCTTGCGCATGGCACGGACATCGCCGGGTCGATCCGCTATCCGGCCTACGCTTGCGGCGTACATGGCCTGCGCCCGTCGCTGGGCCGGGTTCCCGCGTATAACGCCGCCTTGCCCGAGCGTTCCATCGGCGGGCAGCTCACGGCCGTGTCGGGTCCCTTGGGCCGCAGCATGGCCGACCTGCGGCTCGGACTGGCGGTGCTGGCGGCCCCGGACCCCCGCGATCCCTGGTGGGCGCCGGCTCCCCTGGTCGGCCCGGACGTGCCCCGGCGGGCCGCGCTGTGCGTGAACCCCGACGGCATGGAAACCGAACCCGCCGTCGTGAAGGCCCTGCAGGAAGCGGCGCGGCGGCTGAGCGAAGCGGGCTGGACGGTGGACACGCTGGATGCGATTCCGCCCATGCAGGAGGCAGCCGATCTTCAGATCCGCATGTGGATGGCGGATGGTTATGACGCCATGCTGGCAGCCGCCGAGAAAGAGGGCGACCGCGGTGCGTTGGTCGCGCTGGCTGGGCAGCGCGACAAGGCCGCGAGCGCGGACCTGAGCAGCTTTTCGGCGGTGCTGACCCGGCGCGCGACGCTGACGCGCATGTGGGAATTGTTCTTCGCCGAATATCCGGTGCTGTTGCTGCCCGTGTCCGCCGAACTGCCGTTTCCCGACAAGCTGGACCTGCAGGGAGACGCCGCCTATGCACGTGTCTGGCGCGCGCAGATGACCCAGATCGGCGTGCCGTTCATGGGCCTTCCCGGCCTGTCCGTCGCCATGGGCAGCGCGATGAGCAGTGCGGGACCCAGCCCGGTCGGCGTGCAGGTGGTGGCGGGGCGCTACCGCGAAGACCTGTGCCTGGCCGTGGGAGAGGTCATCGAGGCGGCAGGCGAACCCATCCGCATTGCCGAGCCCGCGCCGCGCTAACGCGCCGGCAGGCGCGCTGCCGGGTTACTTGCTGAAGCGGACCCGCAGCACGCCGAGGTCGCCATACGCCAGTTCAAGGTCCTTGTTGGCGGGCACGTCCAGAAAGCCGGCATAAGAGCCGGTGATGACGTGCTGGCCGGCAGCGAGGCCCAGGCCTTGTTCGCGCAGGAAATTGGCCAGCCAGTACAGTCCGGCCTTGGGACGGTCGTTCGGGTGGATGCCGGCATGCTGCTCGACCTCGGCGCCATCCACGGAAAGCGTGAGGCTCATGCTGCTTGGCGCGGCGTCCGGCGA contains the following coding sequences:
- a CDS encoding LysR family transcriptional regulator, translating into MDWDNARVFLAIHRIGTLRGAAALLQIDQATAGRRLAALESSLDARLFLRTPGGYVPTAAGELAFAAAERMEQAADQLQRQMQGLDHRLSGVVRVATSETVASYFIMEAIRRVHALHPDIRVVLSTSIQISNLTRREADLAIRNIKPDNPDLIQRHLARKEVGLYASRAYLAAHGEPRPGTAFAGHTLVTYQQSVLPGWSDTFCGEPTGNGRIGVELNSGLMIIEAVAAGLGIGELPTHMAPDYPDLVRIWPGRSEAYDLWLVMHGDLNRTARVRAVADAIVEVFEEDK
- a CDS encoding amidase family protein encodes the protein MSDLWRLSAVELAALVRKREVSAVEAAQSALDRLDAVNPAINAVVDHRPEAVLEQAAEVDAALARGEAPGLLAGVPVTVKVNVDQAGFATTNGVSLQKDLIAAVNSPVVDNLRRAGAVILGRTNTPAFSLRWFTGNALHGDTLNPRNPALTPGGSSGGAASAVAAGIGHLAHGTDIAGSIRYPAYACGVHGLRPSLGRVPAYNAALPERSIGGQLTAVSGPLGRSMADLRLGLAVLAAPDPRDPWWAPAPLVGPDVPRRAALCVNPDGMETEPAVVKALQEAARRLSEAGWTVDTLDAIPPMQEAADLQIRMWMADGYDAMLAAAEKEGDRGALVALAGQRDKAASADLSSFSAVLTRRATLTRMWELFFAEYPVLLLPVSAELPFPDKLDLQGDAAYARVWRAQMTQIGVPFMGLPGLSVAMGSAMSSAGPSPVGVQVVAGRYREDLCLAVGEVIEAAGEPIRIAEPAPR